A single genomic interval of Ananas comosus cultivar F153 unplaced genomic scaffold, ASM154086v1, whole genome shotgun sequence harbors:
- the LOC109705146 gene encoding F-box protein At1g10110-like: MESRHPKRRRVASRSWSHLVTDILIDVASKHVTSAATYTTLRGVCRSWRAALPATVPRPHRLPPQLPFLYIFAHSPHNPAGQAFSLTTNRTFALRHLADAHESASVGSGYGWLLLLDPVCNLILRNPFTGDTIRLPSLEGTLALNCKDKPMSQQHFLVHRAILSSDPSADRNFLVVLFSNASLTRCFTWRSGDNFWTVREHPEFFVDDIIFYEDRRCIAVGINGACAVFDFATADGGNGFFTEVPNLPASGSPFLVESAGNVWLATVRSITSRKKPKVEIYRLDLSRLPDEITAVSESGDLGGRILFLKQCNSMSVASMHFPGFEGDSIYFPKINRHSLEDPRNNYTASIWEFQLKNVIVGRSSIEGECRVYTPWPKLWWVPPNLHKKLGE; the protein is encoded by the coding sequence ATGGAGAGTCGTCATCCAAAGAGAAGAAGGGTAGCCAGCCGCAGTTGGTCGCACCTTGTGACGGACATCCTCATCGATGTCGCTTCCAAGCACGTGACCTCCGCCGCCACCTACACCACCCTCCGCGGCGTGTGCCGGAGTTGGAGAGCCGCGCTCCCCGCCACCGTGCCACGCCCGCACCGCCTCCCCCCGCAGCTCCCCTTCCTGTACATCTTTGCCCACAGCCCTCATAATCCCGCCGGCCAGGCCTTCTCCCTCACCACCAATCGCACCTTCGCCCTACGCCACCTCGCTGACGCCCATGAGAGCGCCTCCGTCGGCTCCGGCTACGGGTGGCTCCTCCTTCTCGACCCCGTGTGCAACCTCATCCTCCGCAACCCCTTCACAGGCGACACGATCCGTCTCCCCTCCCTCGAAGGCACCCTTGCCCTCAACTGCAAAGACAAGCCGATGTCCCAGCAACACTTTCTTGTCCACCGAGCCATCTTATCATCAGACCCTTCTGCCGACCGCAACTTCTTGGTAGTCCTCTTCAGCAACGCATCGTTAACCCGCTGCTTCACCTGGCGGAGTGGTGACAATTTCTGGACCGTACGCGAGCACCCCGAGTTCTTCGTCGACGATATCATATTCTACGAAGACCGCCGCTGCATCGCCGTCGGCATCAATGGAGCATGTGCGGTCTTCGACTTCGCCACGGCCGATGGCGGCAACGGCTTCTTCACGGAAGTGCCCAACTTGCCGGCTTCGGGATCGCCGTTCTTGGTCGAATCGGCAGGGAATGTGTGGCTCGCTACAGTGAGGAGTATTACCTCAAGAAAAAAACCCAAAGTTGAGATTTATAGGCTCGACTTGAGCAGATTGCCGGATGAGATAACGGCGGTTTCCGAAAGCGGTGATCTCGGTGGCCGGATCTTGTTCTTGAAGCAATGCAACTCGATGTCGGTTGCGTCAATGCATTTCCCTGGATTCGAAGGCGATAGCATCTACTTCCCGAAAATCAATCGGCATAGTTTGGAAGATCCGCGCAATAACTACACTGCAAGCATTTGGGAGTTCCAGCTCAAGAACGTCATCGTGGGCCGGAGCAGCATCGAGGGTGAGTGCAGAGTGTACACTCCGTGGCCGAAGCTTTGGTGGGTTCCTCCGAATCTCCACAAGAAATTGGGTGAGTGA